Within the Opitutaceae bacterium TAV5 genome, the region CCGGACGGTGGCCGCGCGCGATCAGGCCGTCGCGGATGTGCGGCGGGAACGACGGCTCGAAACCGACGGTGAGTCCCGTCTCGACTTTCCAGCGCGGCGCATCGCAGGCGGCCTGCGGTTGCTGTCCGTAGGTGAGCATCCGCACCAGCGTCTGCACATGCCCTTGCGGCTGCATCGGACCGCCGACCACGCCAAAACTCAGGACAGGTTTCCCCGCCTTCGTCAGGAAGCCGGGAATGATGGTATGAAACGGGCGTTTGCCACCTGCGACGGCATTCGGGTGGCACGGATCGGGCGAAAAGCCGCTGCCGCGATTTTGCAGCGAGATACCCGTGCCCGGCACGACCACGCCGCTGCCGAACCCGGCGAAGTTGGACTGGATCAGGCTGATCATCCGGCCGCCTTCGTCGGCGGCGGTAATAAAAATCGTGCCGCCGCGCGGAGGCGCGCCGTGGTGGAAATCCGTCGCCCGGTCCAGGTCGATCAGACGCGCCCGCGATTCCAGGTAAGCGTCGTCGAGCAGGTCGGCGGCGGTCACTTCGGTCATGGCGCGGGCGTCGCCGACCCAGCGATACACGTCGGCGAAGGCGAGCTTCATGGCTTCGATCTGCACGTGATGCGACTCGACGGAATCGGGCGGCAGGCTCCGGAGGTCGAGCTTGTCGAGGATGCCGAACGCGATGAGCGCGGCGATGCCCTGGCCGTTGGGCGGGATTTCGTGGACGGTATGGCCGGCGTAATCCTTCGATATCGGCTCCACCCACTCCGGTCTGTATCCGGAAATATCGGACAAGGTCAGCGCGCCGCCGTGCGCGCGGCTGTGGGCGACGAGTTTTTCGGCGAGTTCTCCGCGGTAAAATGCTTCACCGCGCGTCGCCGCGATTTTTCCCAGCGTGGCGGCAGCATCGGCAAACACAAATTTCTCGCCCGGCGCCGGCGCGCGTCCTCCGGGCAGGAACGTTTCGGCGAAACCGGGCTGGTCCCGGAGCGCGGGCACCTGCGCCGCCCACTTGTGCGCGATGTGCGGCGTGATCACGTGCCCGCGTTCCGCGAGTTCGATCGCGGTTTCGAGCAGGTCGGCGAAGGGAAGCCGGCCGAAGCGTCCGGAGAGCGCCACCCACCCGGCGACGGCTCCCGGCACGGTCACGGAATCCCAGCCGCGGCGGGGCAGCCGGCCGCCATGTTTGCGGCGGAAATAATCCACGCTCCACGCCGCCGGCGCGGAGCCGGAGGCGTTGAGCCCGTGCAATGCCGCGCCGTCCCATACCAGCGCGAAGCTGTCGCTGCCGAGTCCGTTGGCCACCGGCTCGACAATGGTGATGGCGGCCGCGGCGGCGATGGCGGCATCGATGGCATTGCCGCCGCGGTGAAGGATGCGCACGCCGGCTTGCGCGGCCAGCGGGTGCGAGGTGGCGACGACGTTGCGGGCGAAGAGCGGGCTGCGCGTGGAGGGCCAGGGATTGTTCCAGTCGAAGGACATGGCGCGGTGAAGGGAGAATCAGATCGATTTCGTAAATTGTTCAGAAATGAATGATAAACGGCTGTGGTTGTTCTTCGTTCTCTTTGTTGCCTTCTGTCCAATTTCCAGAGGTTCCCCCAAGGCTGGCCGTGTGTAATATATTTCTGAATACGTAGCGTTGCGGGTCTCAGGCAGTGCGGATTGGCGGGACGGGCCAGTCGCCGTGCAGGTACCAGACGCCGAGGTCGCGCAGGCGGTAGTCGATCGGATCGTGCAGGGAGTGGGTGCGGATGTTGCGCCAGAAGCGGTCGAGACCGAAACGCGAGGCCGTGGCGCGCGCGCCCGCCGCGTCAAAAATCTGCTCCGCCACTTCCAGTCCGACGCGGGCGTTGAACACCTTGGTCTCGCTGATCGCCAGCGCCAGGCCGTGATGCTCCTCCTCCGGCAAGTCATCCCGCTGCGCCCAGGCGGCATCGTAGCGGGCGAGGACGGCGTCGGTGAGGGCGCGCGCGGCGGAGAGCTGGGTCCATAGATTGCCGTAGCGGTGCAGCACATACGGATCGCGCCCGGCGGATTCGACGCCGGGGGCAAGGTGGGAGCGGGAGTTTTCCAGCGTGTAACGCCGGCCTTCGGCGAGCGCTCCAAAACCGATGCCGAGATAGAGATTGGCGAGGATGAGTTGCGAGATGCCGTTGCGCAGGCCGCCCCGGACTTCGTCGAGCGAGGGTGCATGGGCCAGCACTTCGTCGGGGGCGATGGTCACGTTGTCGAAGCGCACAGTGCCGCTGTCGGTCTGGCGCTGGCCGATGTTGTCCCAGTCGTCGTTGACCGTGATGCCGGCGCGGGCGGTGGGAACAACCGCCATGTGACGGCGCAGGCGGTCGGCGCCGTTGCGATGGAGGGAGACGGTCAGCATGTCGGAGCCGAGCGCGCCCGAACAGAAGCGCTTGGTGGCGGTGAGGCGCAGCGTGCCATCGGCTTCGGTGCGTGTGTCGGGCTCGGTGGCGAGCGGGCTCAGGGCGTTGCCCCAGAACCAGTTTTTTTCGATCGTGCCACGCAGGTAACGTTCGCGCTGGGCCTCGTCGCCGAAGCAGAGGACGCTCGCCACCTGGAGGTGATGAAACCCGAGGATGTGAGCCAGCGAACTGTCCGCCTCGGCCAGGCGACGAATGATTTTGAGGATACGCGACCACGGCAGTTCCTCGCCGCCCCAGGCGCGCGGGACGGAAAGCGTGAGCAGGCCGGCGGCACGGAGTCGTTCACGTTCCTCGCGGGCGTGACCTCCGCGGCGGTCGCGTTCGATCGCGGTGGCGGCGAGTTGACGCGCCACGCGCTCGACGGTTTTATCGAGACCGGATACGGAAAAACCATCCTCGTTCACGCCGGGAGAATAACCCGGCTGATGACAACGCAATCCGTGCCGGACAGTCGGTGAAAAATGCGCCGATATGACGGGAGGAGCATCCGGATGCTTCATGGCCGGACACGGGCGGGTTGATGGACATCGAAGCGGGCGGTGCCGTCGCGGCGGATTTGCTCCGGGAGACCGAGCTCCCATGCGATGTAGTGGCTTTTGAAATCATCGGGGTTGCCGGTCTCTTCCAGCGGACGCCGGTAAACGTCATCGGGCGGCACGGCGAGCCGGATGAGTCCTTTTTCGAGAGGATGCCCGGCGGCCTGCCACGCGGCGAAGCCGCCGGCCAGCGCTTCGACGCGGGCGACGGTCAGCTCCTGGAATTCGGCCTGGGCGAAGGCGGCGAGGTATCCGTCTTCGGATACGAGGACGAGACGATCCGCATCGGGCAGCGCGGGCAGGCCCTCGGCGGCGCGGGCGCGGGGGACATACCATGCGCCGGGAATGTGGCCGGCGGCGAAATCCCGGCCCGGACGCAGGTCAACCACCACGAGTTTCAGGCCGGCGGTGCCGGAGGGGGCCGCCGCCAGCGTGTCCGCATCGATGAACGGCGTTTCGGGCGGCCGGGGCCGGACGGGCGCGGCCGCCGGGCCGGGGACGAGCCGGTCGCCGAGCCCGTCGGCGAGCACCGCCACCTCGCTCCAGCCGAGTTGTCGAAGCCAGGAGGCGGTGAGCGCGGCGCGCACGCCGTCGTCGTCGGCGAGGACGACGCGGGAGGAGAGGACGCCGATGTACTCGTCCGTCGCCTGCACGAGCTGGCCGCCCGCGGCGTGGGCAAAACCGGGCGCGTGGCGCGCGGCGTGCTCCTCCGGGCTGCGCACGTCGAATTTGTACAAGGTGCGCTGCTCCGATTCGGCTTCCCACGCGGCGAGGGCGTCGGCCCCGAAAAAGCGGATGCCGGTTTGCCGCGCGAGGTCCCGGGCGGCCTCGCGGGCGCGGCGATGGTTTTCCGGATCGAGACGGGCGGGAGCGCGGCGGGCGGCGCCGTGTTCGAGCTCGAGGCCGGCGAGGTTCCAGCCGATGTTGCCGTGGCGCAGCCCGACCACGTTCTTGAAAATGCCGGCGTTGATGAGCGCCTGCGTGCCGATGAGGCTGCGCGTGCGGCCGGCGCAATGGATCACGAGTTGCGTGTCGGGCGTGCGCAGGAGCTCCGCGGCGCGCAGCACGAGTTCGGCGCCGGGGATGTTGATCGAGCCGGGTATGGTGGCGGCCTGGTATTCGGCGAACGGGCGATCGTCGATGACGACGAGATTCTCGCCGCGATCGAGCCGCGCCTTCAGCTCGGCGGCGTCGATCTCGGGCGTGCCGGCCTGCTGCTCGACGACCTCGCCGAAGGCCTTGCTGGCGACATTGGTGTCACGAAACAGTTCGCCGCCCGCGCGCCGCCAGTCGGCGAGGGTGCCGCCGACAGCGGTGATGTTGGTGTAACCCAGCGCATTCAGTCGCTCCGCCCCGCGACGGACGAGTCCCTGACCGCCGTCGAAGAGGATGACCGGCACCGAGCGCCGCGGCACGAGAGAAAAAATGCGCTCCTCCAGTCGGCCGAGCGGGAGGTTGACCGCAAAGAGCGGCTTGGAGCGGCCGTGCGGGCCGGCTTCGCGGAGGTCGATGAAGGCGAGTTCGCGTCCGGCGCGAAGGAGTTCGCGAACGGCGGCGGGTTCGAGGGTCGGGAGGCTGGACATGGCGGATGTGGTGGCGGTGCGGTGGATGCGAGGGGGGCGTGGTTCAGGAGACCAGGCCGTGGACCCGGGCAAACGGATCGCGGGCGCTGTTTTCGCGCCATTCGTATTCGGCGGCTTGCGCGATGCCGATGGCGGTATCGCGGTCGAACAGCCGCGCGACGATGGCGAGGGCGAGGTCGATGCCGGCAGCGACTCCGGACGAGGTGAAAAATTTGCCGTCTTCCACCCAGCGTGCTTCCGGCACCCAGTGGACGCCGGGGCCTTGGGATACGGCCCACGGGAAGGCGCGCTTGTTGGAGGTGGCGCGGTGTCCGTCGAGCAAGCCGGCGCGGGCGAGGAGCGCGCTGCCGGTGCAGACGCTGGCCACGAGCGGCGTGGTTTCGGCGAGCCGGCGCAGGGATTCGAGGAGAGCGGCGTTGTCCACCTCGCGACGGGTTCCCTGCCCTCCCGGGACGAGCAGCACGTCGAGCGGACCGGGATCAGCGAAGGCACGGTCGGCGACGGTCGCCGGTCCGTGCGAGGCGCGCACGGAGCCGGGAGCGGCGGCGAGCGTGACGATGCGGACACGCTCGCGCAGGATACTGAAAATTCCGAGCGGACCGTAGAGGTCGAGCGACTGGAAGTCGTCAAAGAGAAATGCACCGATCACGAGCGGGCGTTCGGCGGTGCAGATCGAGGCGGACTGGACGGTGGCGGCGGTGCTCATTTTCAGAATTTACGGTTTCTTCCGGCATCAGGAGAGATCAAACCCCTGTTCGCGGACATACGCGCCGAAGTCGGCGCGGGCGGGCGTGGCGTACTGGCGGGCCTTGTCCTCGGACCAGCCGTAGAAGGCGGCGATGCCGAAACGGCCGGTGTCCTGTTGTTCCGGATACGGAAGACGGGCGGCGCGGTGGCGGTCCCAGGCATCG harbors:
- a CDS encoding gamma-glutamyltransferase; this translates as MSFDWNNPWPSTRSPLFARNVVATSHPLAAQAGVRILHRGGNAIDAAIAAAAAITIVEPVANGLGSDSFALVWDGAALHGLNASGSAPAAWSVDYFRRKHGGRLPRRGWDSVTVPGAVAGWVALSGRFGRLPFADLLETAIELAERGHVITPHIAHKWAAQVPALRDQPGFAETFLPGGRAPAPGEKFVFADAAATLGKIAATRGEAFYRGELAEKLVAHSRAHGGALTLSDISGYRPEWVEPISKDYAGHTVHEIPPNGQGIAALIAFGILDKLDLRSLPPDSVESHHVQIEAMKLAFADVYRWVGDARAMTEVTAADLLDDAYLESRARLIDLDRATDFHHGAPPRGGTIFITAADEGGRMISLIQSNFAGFGSGVVVPGTGISLQNRGSGFSPDPCHPNAVAGGKRPFHTIIPGFLTKAGKPVLSFGVVGGPMQPQGHVQTLVRMLTYGQQPQAACDAPRWKVETGLTVGFEPSFPPHIRDGLIARGHRPETSVDPMAFGSGQFIWRLSDDPDQGYVAASDPRRDGVAAGF
- a CDS encoding acyl-CoA dehydrogenase — its product is MKHPDAPPVISAHFSPTVRHGLRCHQPGYSPGVNEDGFSVSGLDKTVERVARQLAATAIERDRRGGHAREERERLRAAGLLTLSVPRAWGGEELPWSRILKIIRRLAEADSSLAHILGFHHLQVASVLCFGDEAQRERYLRGTIEKNWFWGNALSPLATEPDTRTEADGTLRLTATKRFCSGALGSDMLTVSLHRNGADRLRRHMAVVPTARAGITVNDDWDNIGQRQTDSGTVRFDNVTIAPDEVLAHAPSLDEVRGGLRNGISQLILANLYLGIGFGALAEGRRYTLENSRSHLAPGVESAGRDPYVLHRYGNLWTQLSAARALTDAVLARYDAAWAQRDDLPEEEHHGLALAISETKVFNARVGLEVAEQIFDAAGARATASRFGLDRFWRNIRTHSLHDPIDYRLRDLGVWYLHGDWPVPPIRTA
- a CDS encoding sulfurtransferase; protein product: MSSLPTLEPAAVRELLRAGRELAFIDLREAGPHGRSKPLFAVNLPLGRLEERIFSLVPRRSVPVILFDGGQGLVRRGAERLNALGYTNITAVGGTLADWRRAGGELFRDTNVASKAFGEVVEQQAGTPEIDAAELKARLDRGENLVVIDDRPFAEYQAATIPGSINIPGAELVLRAAELLRTPDTQLVIHCAGRTRSLIGTQALINAGIFKNVVGLRHGNIGWNLAGLELEHGAARRAPARLDPENHRRAREAARDLARQTGIRFFGADALAAWEAESEQRTLYKFDVRSPEEHAARHAPGFAHAAGGQLVQATDEYIGVLSSRVVLADDDGVRAALTASWLRQLGWSEVAVLADGLGDRLVPGPAAAPVRPRPPETPFIDADTLAAAPSGTAGLKLVVVDLRPGRDFAAGHIPGAWYVPRARAAEGLPALPDADRLVLVSEDGYLAAFAQAEFQELTVARVEALAGGFAAWQAAGHPLEKGLIRLAVPPDDVYRRPLEETGNPDDFKSHYIAWELGLPEQIRRDGTARFDVHQPARVRP
- a CDS encoding dimethyladenosine transferase, with product MGAFLFDDFQSLDLYGPLGIFSILRERVRIVTLAAAPGSVRASHGPATVADRAFADPGPLDVLLVPGGQGTRREVDNAALLESLRRLAETTPLVASVCTGSALLARAGLLDGHRATSNKRAFPWAVSQGPGVHWVPEARWVEDGKFFTSSGVAAGIDLALAIVARLFDRDTAIGIAQAAEYEWRENSARDPFARVHGLVS